In Benincasa hispida cultivar B227 chromosome 8, ASM972705v1, whole genome shotgun sequence, the sequence CATCCAGCCATGAATTTCCAGAGCTTTTACTTTCACTTTCTTGTCTAGCAAACACCCAATTGTTTCTTGCTTCAACAGAACCAGTAATTTCATATCTCTTAACCATACTCAATAATTCAGAATCCAACCCCAAAACCAAAATGTTTTGTTTAGCAACTTTATTCAACATTTCCACCGTCCTAGAAAATGCAGAAACCTTAATCTCAAACGGTGTGGTTCCAACGCTACTCAGATTCTCCAGCATCAAAGAATTCTCAGAGAAAGCCCTACCGACATTAGCAAACTTGGCAGTGACTTCAAAAGGAAAGCAAGCTCTGGAAAGCAACTCAACATTCCcagagattttgatagagattTTGACATGGGAAGAGAAACCCAATTGCCAAGAACTCTCAGTTTACATCATAATGATTCTGGCACATCAAAGCTGGGCTCAAAGAGAGAGATTGGCCAAGTCCAGCGTTATTGTCCCTGCGCTGCTGGGATTGGCCTTGTTAGGAAGTCCATTAGCTCAAAAGAGAGCTTTGAAACTGCTGCAATGGTTTAAAGAGGAGAGGCAGGCGAAAGTCGGGGTGCATTCTGGACCTCAGATTGCTGGGATAGTTGAAGTAGGCTCAGGATTCAGTGAGAAGGAGATTGAGAAAGGCAAGAGGATGATGAGAAGCTTGGTGAAgcagagtttgtataagaataTGGAGATAATAACTAGGCGAGCCAATGGTGGGGAATGTTTAAGTCCACGGATTAGGAGGACTTTGGTTTGTAGCACTAGTTCTAAGAGTTTGCCTTTTTGAAAGGTTTTCAAATCCATATCACATTTATGATCTTTCATCATCTGCTTCTGTGTATTGTATTGTCATCTTTGCAGGTCAATCAAAGGCCAACGATATCTAGAAAATGAATGAGTCGATATTAGATAGATATAATATCTGTCTGAAAATAAGTTGGTTATAGGAGGAATAATTCATGTCATgcctctttgttttttttttttgaattcgTGATTATTCTATTCGATTTTTTTCCCTTACTTGatatctttttaaataaaaataagttttatctcaaaattagttgatcataaaaaaaaaatgaactcaatCTTATTCTATAACGATGGTAAGATTCTCCATCACTATAAACTAtatcaaaatatttctaaaatcattcTTATTCTAAAATGGCCACTTTGGGTAAGGACGAATTAGTGATTTGGAAAAAATATCAGAATTAGTTGAAGGAAAATATCTAACAAAAGGTTAATAAAACCAATATTTTACATGTGAAGTAACACCAACACGTTTACAAAAGCACAACAAATATAATAGAGTCCACTTAACTATTCGAGACATAGGCTACGAAAAATTCTTAACCATGTGTTGTGTTtggtaaaaaatttaaatttaatccattaaaatcattttaaaaatacattaaTTTCATGTAGGAAAAAATCTAAACATTTTTTACATTTAGTAAAacagatttaaattaaatccattaaaatcattttaaaaatatattaatttcacgtctatttttatattttaaaagcaATATCTTACTAGCTTTTAGATTCTTCTCAAATTAGGtaaatcttttaattaatatttaatatttaattttatattttgaaaagaagatttattttatatatttatctatttctcaCCTAATCAactctattttctatttttcaagagttaaatgtatttttttttttaaaaaaaattataccatattggtttttttttaaaaataaaaccatttttcttaatatttaaaaattaaactataataaACGAAATTTATTAtactaaacaattatttaaaattttaaattacaaaagaatttaaaaaagttgattataagtctattttaattattatatctaaaataagacgcttttgtatttatttatcacACTCTAACCTACTTTTTCAAGTTTAAGctaaaatttatcaaacactattttacttctttttacaACTGATTTTTCTGAAAACACAACTTTCAACAATTATTCTAAAAGCTACTACAATCCCAAATGAAGTCATGGTTCATCGAAAAAAAAGGTTAGGGTTTGAATCTCCTATCTTATATGTTGTTGaactctaaaataaaataatatatccaaTTGATAGAtgatttttccatttatttatgaacatgaaTAACAATCTCCCGATGAATTAGTAcctgtttgagagtgattttaaaattgttaaaattacaAATTGTCATAATCAAAATTACTCTAAAATATACTTTTCAtcctcaaaataatttttaactaaaaaaatgaaaaaaaagtaaGGTAAAAGATAATCACTTAAAAGTAAGGTAAAAGATAATTTTAAtagtttcaaaatgaaaaaaatggacaAAATATACGTAACGGTCGGAAAATAGCATATATATAGCCCAAACTTAAGAGTAAGTAATCGCGAAAAGATGGATGCTGAGGTGGAGGATAGGcggaaatgaaaaagaaaataataataataataataataaaaaaaaaaaggcatcgGCAAAGTGTTCCCGGCCGCAGAGTACGCGCGCGATTATGGCGGAAACAAGCTTGGGTCCCTCACTGTGCCTCAATCTCCCCAAAACTCCTCTCCATGTTTCTTCCAGATCTTTTCTCTCTATGGCTCTTCCTCCTTCCCATTGCAATGGCTCCTCCGCTTCTAATCATAATAACCCTAACCAACCCTCTCTCCTCGTCTTCTCAGGTCTCAATCCCTGAATCTTGCCGGAACTACTACAATTCCGCTGTTTCGTAATGCCTCCGTTCATTTTCTCTTCTGAACGAGTACGTTTCTCATGGTGTAGGTGGAACTGCATTTAATGGCGTAGTCGAGGAGCTCAAAAACTTTACAACTCGTGTGGCCCATGTTCTTCCTGTTTCCGATGATGGCGGTAGCACCGCTGAGATCGTTCGTGTGCTTGGTGAGTCTGTTTAacgttaattatttttttttggaaattatatattcaatttttgaCTGAATCTTGGGCTAGGTGGTCCGGCTGTTGGAGATATACGGTCAAGATGTTTGAGGTTATCTGATCAGAGTACGGCGGAGGCTCTCGCGGTGCGCAGATTGTTAGGTCATCGTTTACCGCTTGATGCACAGCAGGCCAAGTCGGAGTGGTATCTTTTTCACCAGCTGACttactttctttcatttttttggtCTTTTCCCCCTCCAAAATGATAAATGTAGCATGTTTTAACTTTTAGCTTTGGCTTCATCAGCTTTGTCATCAAGTTGCCATGATTTAAGAacaattttaatgaaatttctatcTAAACGCTTGCAATTCTGAATCTCGCATATGACGTATCAATTTACAATAAAAACAATTTGAATAAGCTTGCAGCCTCCTTTATTATTTTGGCTCTGTCGTTCGTTTTTTTATCGTTTTTTTTTGGGCGCAAAGTACACACTGTGGTTACTTGTTATCTATTTCTTTGTGGCATGAACTTGATTCTCTATTTGCTAGGTTTCATAGCACTTAGCAGGCAACGATCTAATTGGTAACAGAACAATCTCTATGGAAATTTGTCAGGTATGATATCGTGGAAGGAGAAAATTCTCTATGGGACGGTGTCTCAAAGCCCTACAGGGAAACTATTCGAGCATTTCTGGCCTATTTTCAGAACCAGGTACAATGTAGGTGACATTTTTGGCTCTTAGTTCATAGTAGGCTAACTAATTTTTAAGGTTCTTCTGATCTCCCACTCTACTTTTATGCCTCTAATCACACTACTATAATTCCCCATCAATTTAAGTCTATTTGTTTTTAACGAAGGCTGCATATGAAATGTAATAAAATTGCTTGACTACAGATTCTTCGACGGTCCGAAATGTTATTTTGTTTCAGCAATGGAAGGTATGTGTTGTAGTTTATCCTTGCTCTATCGAAGGTATGGACTTAAGGAAGGAAAAGTACATAAGTTGGTTTTACATAATACCAAATTATGCAACTCATTGGTTCATTATTTTGAGCATGAGTTACTAACTTCCTTTACTTCGCAGCATTGGGAATTTCTTTTTTGCAGGTGCTCGTATATTTTTCCAATCGTTAGATGCTGCAATTTTTCTGTTTTCACGTGTTTCAGACATCCCATCAGGCAGCCTTGTCCTTCCAGTGATTTCCACTAATGATAGGCTCACATTAGGATGTGAATTATGGGTATGATGTCAACATTCTGTTCCTTTTACAATTATTGCTCAAGATTTTATATAATACATGCCAATAACAATGAGAGAGTGCAAGAATGAGCCTAAGTGCCTGAAAGAGGTAATAGTAATTTCAATTATCTAGTGCATTCAAATTCTCTGTTCAGAGGTGAACTAATGTTGAGACATTTCATTTTTCACATTGCCGTTGGAGCCAAGGTTGCAGAATTCATCTTTTAAACCTTTCTTTCTGAAACCTAGTTGCTTTGAATCCCTTCCATACTCTCTCCTCAACTCTCaagttaactttttaaaattttcttaatgTCATTGCTCTTTTTCATAAAGATTCTGATACAGCTGTTAAGTTTCTC encodes:
- the LOC120082823 gene encoding U-box domain-containing protein 6-like → MLPSLSLYSYIQKLRFVSRVRRFLCSRSSRKRFRLPSDPSDIPRPKVREIEQSIIRKYDQAVLQRTVKSLHFGDGDEKERAAKEIERFIKESAKVRKLIVDLGVIPALVAMADSDPLAVRALIQLANHTYLNKTLMVEEGILTKLPNNPQFTKMDSSSHEFPELLLSLSCLANTQLFLASTEPVISYLLTILNNSESNPKTKMFCLATLFNISTVLENAETLISNGVVPTLLRFSSIKEFSEKALPTLANLAVTSKGKQALESNSTFPEILIEILTWEEKPNCQELSVYIIMILAHQSWAQRERLAKSSVIVPALLGLALLGSPLAQKRALKLLQWFKEERQAKVGVHSGPQIAGIVEVGSGFSEKEIEKGKRMMRSLVKQSLYKNMEIITRRANGGECLSPRIRRTLVCSTSSKSLPF
- the LOC120083410 gene encoding uncharacterized protein YNL011C, whose product is MLRWRIGGNEKENNNNNNNKKKKASAKCSRPQSTRAIMAETSLGPSLCLNLPKTPLHVSSRSFLSMALPPSHCNGSSASNHNNPNQPSLLVFSGGTAFNGVVEELKNFTTRVAHVLPVSDDGGSTAEIVRVLGGPAVGDIRSRCLRLSDQSTAEALAVRRLLGHRLPLDAQQAKSEWYDIVEGENSLWDGVSKPYRETIRAFLAYFQNQILRRSEMLFCFSNGSIGNFFFAGARIFFQSLDAAIFLFSRVSDIPSGSLVLPVISTNDRLTLGCELWDGTIIRGQNEISHPTTGPSEIINKGNSLAPALPSRIKRVFYMSSEGCNLLHEVFPAANPVVLNQLKNVDCIVYAMGSLFTSICPSLVLLGIGEIISSRSSCPKVLLLNGTHDRETSGFTASSFTTAISDALNRTYGDKDNCLNNTPDQYINTILVPKDGKIPVDFQALAAQGIFDVIVVDSVCDSKIGVAFDPKSLIETLAKLIARYTRLHITRQV